Proteins encoded together in one Bradyrhizobium sp. CB82 window:
- a CDS encoding response regulator transcription factor, with translation MELDDGGKELSIFEASGAQLGDRPTGSRPSRQIITLDEALAAISVRQFDLIVVDRHLPDGDGVELLARLKQLQPRPGVLVLTALDDPNDIARALDAGADDYLAKPFEPIELIARAKAVIRRLQLDQRGRVTVANLMFDSTSRMAYIDGEPLVIPRRELALLEAPARRSGQVVLRDTLEAAAYSFEDEIQSNAIDAHISRLRKRLRDNGCLASIKPLRGLGYLLCDTR, from the coding sequence ATGGAGTTGGATGACGGAGGCAAAGAATTGTCGATCTTCGAGGCTTCTGGCGCGCAGCTCGGCGACAGGCCGACCGGGAGCCGGCCCAGCCGTCAGATCATAACGCTTGACGAGGCTCTGGCGGCGATCTCAGTGCGTCAATTCGACTTGATTGTGGTCGACAGGCATTTACCCGACGGCGATGGCGTCGAGCTACTTGCGCGACTGAAGCAGTTGCAACCGCGGCCCGGCGTGCTCGTTCTGACTGCGCTTGACGATCCAAACGACATAGCGCGCGCGCTTGACGCCGGAGCTGACGATTATTTGGCTAAGCCTTTCGAGCCGATCGAGCTGATTGCGCGCGCCAAGGCGGTCATCCGTCGGCTTCAATTGGATCAAAGAGGCAGGGTAACGGTTGCCAATCTGATGTTCGATTCCACGTCAAGGATGGCTTATATAGACGGCGAGCCACTCGTCATCCCACGGCGCGAGCTTGCCTTGCTGGAAGCGCCCGCGCGGAGATCCGGGCAAGTCGTTTTGCGGGATACGCTGGAAGCGGCCGCCTACAGCTTCGAGGACGAAATCCAGTCGAACGCGATCGATGCGCACATCTCACGATTACGAAAGCGCTTGCGCGACAATGGTTGCTTAGCGAGCATCAAGCCATTGCGCGGGCTGGGCTACCTCTTGTGCGACACCAGATGA
- a CDS encoding HAMP domain-containing sensor histidine kinase, producing the protein MNRIRGSITLIAAALLSLVIAVILSCVLILQFSLMDDDGTFAHSDAATAIKAAIGRDERGELTINEHSTKAAKVTPTLLEFKRKFSGFWYVVSDGRSVIQYGPVPIRVLAGLADEQKKSSFSEYAVNDTSMRLSRSAAVDQTDAGEILMEVGGAAYSRWQMFISTVQDTSYIRIPILIVLVGTILAAIVIVPMLIARPVRRVAVSAELIDGTREGIRLPEKSAPLELIPMVSAFNRALERIDATTSAQRRFLSNAAHELRTPLARARTRLEGVGDKALKTALVSDLQSLSSIITMLLQLARLSSVPAQETEIDLVATTKQIAAEHAPSALDSGVEIEFSAPGGSIKTYGSDQAIRIALANIIRNALRHSREGQRVLVEVDTPATVRVIDRGPGIAPGDRSAVLQPFVRGRQDSDGTGLGLAIVAQVMALHKGLVAIDDTPGGGATIVLRFPPIESPSIPARDYERKKTPV; encoded by the coding sequence ATGAACCGCATCCGCGGCTCGATTACGCTAATCGCCGCAGCGCTTTTGAGCCTTGTGATCGCCGTTATCCTGTCATGTGTGCTGATCCTGCAGTTCAGTCTTATGGACGACGATGGCACCTTTGCGCATTCCGACGCTGCGACGGCAATTAAGGCCGCAATTGGTCGCGACGAACGCGGAGAGCTGACCATCAACGAGCATAGTACGAAGGCAGCCAAGGTGACGCCAACGCTCTTAGAATTCAAACGTAAGTTTTCAGGCTTTTGGTACGTCGTCTCCGATGGCCGGAGCGTGATCCAGTACGGACCAGTGCCTATACGGGTTTTGGCAGGCTTAGCTGATGAGCAGAAGAAGTCATCGTTTTCTGAATACGCAGTGAACGATACATCAATGCGGCTCTCTCGTTCGGCGGCGGTTGACCAAACAGATGCTGGCGAGATTCTGATGGAGGTCGGCGGAGCCGCCTATAGTCGGTGGCAGATGTTTATTAGCACAGTCCAGGATACTTCATATATAAGGATACCTATCCTCATCGTGCTCGTTGGCACAATTCTAGCTGCAATTGTAATCGTTCCAATGTTGATCGCGCGCCCCGTGCGCCGCGTTGCGGTCTCGGCCGAATTGATTGACGGAACGCGCGAGGGCATCCGCTTGCCTGAGAAGAGCGCACCGTTAGAGCTGATCCCGATGGTCAGCGCTTTCAATCGGGCGCTCGAGCGCATTGACGCGACGACCTCGGCACAGCGTCGCTTTCTGTCCAACGCAGCGCACGAGTTGCGCACGCCGTTGGCACGGGCGCGGACACGGCTGGAGGGGGTCGGCGACAAAGCACTGAAAACGGCGCTCGTTTCCGACTTGCAATCACTGTCTTCGATTATAACAATGCTTCTTCAACTGGCGCGTCTATCCTCGGTGCCGGCTCAGGAAACGGAAATCGATCTCGTCGCGACAACGAAGCAGATCGCCGCCGAACATGCGCCCAGCGCGTTGGATTCTGGCGTTGAGATCGAATTCTCGGCTCCGGGCGGGTCCATCAAAACCTACGGGTCCGACCAGGCGATCAGGATTGCGCTCGCCAATATCATTCGCAATGCGCTGCGGCATTCCCGAGAAGGTCAGCGGGTTTTGGTTGAGGTGGACACTCCAGCGACGGTGCGCGTAATCGACCGCGGTCCGGGAATCGCACCGGGAGACCGATCTGCGGTACTTCAACCCTTCGTACGCGGCCGTCAGGATAGTGATGGCACGGGACTTGGTCTGGCCATAGTCGCGCAAGTGATGGCTTTGCACAAAGGGCTGGTGGCGATTGACGATACGCCTGGTGGCGGCGCCACGATCGTCCTGAGATTTCCGCCGATTGAATCGCCGTCAATTCCGGCTCGCGACTACGAGCGCAAAAAAACGCCCGTCTAA
- a CDS encoding phosphotransferase, whose translation MALFGEALAKLHGAALAFPRTHVRSLQPTEIWRDAIDALRPVRAFEALLPKINRAWQSAFHGVTKLGLPQGNCHGDAWTANARATDRRVTFFDFDESGHGPLMLDLGTQAWHLRHDRAADTGWAYRFDPWRLRESPAAFGCRKRISAPF comes from the coding sequence ATGGCGCTCTTTGGCGAAGCGCTGGCAAAGCTGCATGGCGCCGCTCTGGCGTTTCCCCGCACCCACGTCCGATCGCTTCAGCCGACCGAAATCTGGCGAGATGCGATCGACGCCCTGCGACCGGTGCGCGCCTTCGAAGCCCTTCTCCCCAAGATCAACCGCGCTTGGCAGTCCGCCTTCCATGGGGTAACAAAGTTAGGCCTGCCGCAAGGAAACTGTCATGGCGATGCGTGGACAGCGAACGCGCGCGCGACGGATCGCCGGGTGACCTTCTTCGACTTCGACGAATCCGGACATGGTCCCCTTATGCTCGATCTCGGGACACAGGCATGGCATCTCCGGCATGACCGCGCCGCGGACACCGGATGGGCTTATCGCTTCGATCCTTGGCGGTTACGAGAGAGTCCGGCCGCTTTCGGTTGCCGAAAAAGAATCTCTGCCCCTTTTTGA
- a CDS encoding ABC transporter ATP-binding protein, with product MVALSTHRLGARFGSRQVLRDVTLPPCYGGEVVAVIGPNAAGKSTLFRRLAGILPGPGECRLEDVRDVDRAVAYMPQDQTASAVLTVFESVLLARKQVSGWRLERSDLVAVDEALAALDLRDLANEILSELSGGQRQLVGLAQCLVREPQVLLLDEPTSALDMHRQLEAMRQVRSLARDDGMLVLIALHHLDLALKFADKVAILSDGTLHDFGAAAAVLTPENLAATFRIRARVELCSHGRPHLIVDDAI from the coding sequence ATGGTAGCGCTGAGCACGCATCGCCTCGGCGCCCGCTTCGGATCACGCCAGGTGCTACGCGATGTGACGCTCCCGCCCTGTTATGGCGGCGAGGTGGTGGCCGTCATTGGTCCGAATGCCGCGGGCAAGTCGACGCTGTTCCGGCGCCTGGCAGGCATTCTTCCGGGGCCCGGCGAGTGCCGGTTGGAAGATGTGCGCGATGTAGATCGCGCCGTCGCCTACATGCCTCAGGACCAAACGGCAAGCGCAGTGCTGACCGTATTCGAATCCGTCCTTCTTGCGCGCAAGCAGGTCAGCGGCTGGCGTCTGGAGAGGTCCGATCTGGTGGCGGTGGACGAGGCGCTGGCAGCACTCGATTTGCGCGATCTTGCCAATGAAATCCTCTCCGAGCTGAGCGGTGGACAGCGCCAGCTCGTCGGGCTTGCTCAATGTCTCGTGCGCGAACCGCAGGTGCTGCTCCTGGACGAGCCGACCAGCGCGCTGGACATGCACCGCCAGCTGGAGGCGATGAGGCAGGTGCGCAGCCTTGCGCGTGACGACGGTATGCTCGTGCTGATCGCGCTGCATCATCTCGACCTGGCACTGAAATTCGCCGACAAGGTTGCTATCCTCTCTGATGGAACGTTGCACGATTTCGGCGCAGCCGCCGCCGTCCTGACGCCAGAAAACCTTGCCGCAACCTTTCGCATTAGGGCACGTGTCGAATTGTGTTCGCACGGTAGGCCACATCTGATCGTCGACGACGCGATCTGA
- a CDS encoding iron ABC transporter permease gives MTDIHTETLSLAGRGAYQALSVRRGIVLLVLVIGVCIALVGDLSTGPASYGLGEVVRTLVLPAEVDAQMRVVVWSIRMPSALMGVVVGVALAIGGAQMQTILNNPLASPFTLGISAGASFGAALALAFGVALVPMAGDYVVAANAFVVAMATAFLIHLASLRRGASIQMIVLLGIALVFSFNTALAIIQYLAAEQAVAAIVFWTMGSLTKATWPKLAITALVVGLTLPVFLRRRWQLTALRLGEARAASFGIPVRRLRLETLILVSLLSAIPVAFVGTIGFIGLVGPHIARMMVGEDQRFLLPASALTGALIMSLSAILAKIAVPGAVLPIGIVTSAIGLPVFLYLILRSGRDIW, from the coding sequence ATGACAGATATTCATACCGAAACACTGTCCTTAGCCGGACGCGGTGCCTATCAAGCGCTCAGCGTCAGGCGGGGGATCGTTCTCCTTGTGCTGGTGATCGGGGTTTGCATCGCATTGGTCGGCGACCTCTCGACTGGACCGGCCAGCTACGGGCTTGGAGAGGTCGTGCGGACGCTCGTCTTGCCAGCAGAGGTGGATGCGCAGATGCGCGTTGTTGTCTGGTCGATCCGCATGCCGTCGGCCCTTATGGGCGTCGTGGTCGGTGTGGCGCTTGCCATCGGCGGCGCTCAGATGCAGACCATCTTGAACAATCCGCTGGCGAGCCCGTTCACGCTGGGCATATCCGCCGGTGCAAGCTTCGGCGCAGCCCTTGCACTCGCTTTCGGTGTCGCGCTGGTTCCCATGGCAGGCGACTACGTCGTCGCGGCTAATGCTTTCGTCGTGGCCATGGCAACCGCCTTCCTGATCCATTTGGCCAGCCTTCGGCGCGGAGCCTCGATCCAGATGATCGTGCTTTTGGGCATCGCTCTGGTTTTCAGTTTCAACACGGCCCTCGCTATCATCCAATATTTGGCCGCCGAGCAGGCGGTCGCGGCTATCGTGTTCTGGACCATGGGCAGCCTCACCAAGGCAACATGGCCCAAGCTCGCCATCACCGCGCTCGTCGTGGGTCTAACCTTGCCGGTCTTTCTGCGTCGCCGGTGGCAATTGACTGCGTTGCGTCTTGGCGAGGCGCGTGCGGCGAGCTTCGGCATTCCCGTGCGGCGCCTACGGCTCGAAACGCTGATCCTTGTTTCCCTTTTGTCGGCGATCCCTGTCGCGTTTGTCGGCACGATCGGTTTCATCGGTCTCGTAGGCCCGCACATCGCCCGCATGATGGTCGGCGAAGACCAGCGCTTCCTGCTGCCCGCCAGCGCGCTGACTGGCGCGCTGATCATGTCGCTCAGCGCCATCCTGGCCAAGATCGCGGTACCCGGCGCCGTCCTGCCGATCGGCATTGTCACCTCGGCGATCGGGTTGCCGGTCTTCCTCTATCTGATCCTGAGAAGCGGAAGAGATATATGGTAG
- a CDS encoding ABC transporter substrate-binding protein produces the protein MTEHRSLLHAVVTTLVLIGLPPAAASAGEPGLTQTQAPLTLTDIAGRQVTLKVPVKRMLLGEGRQLYLIASLEPENPLAHVVAWRTDLITADPATYAQYLDVFPELAKLPAFKGQEDSLIDIESAIVQKPDVVLLNLESMEANKDANYIEKLAALNIPVLYIDFRHRPLENTEPTIRLLGRIMGREARAEEIIAFRHQAMAAVANVLDAKQPKRPNVFVERIGGYSQDCCLSFGADNFGKYVELAGGHNIGSDIIPSTFGQVSPEQIIVADPAHVVVTSADWQAYVPGGHWIPLGPGADPRLTRKKLEWFVTRDAYTGIAAKTTRNFHGIWHQFYNSPYEFVAVQQLAKWFHPDLFADLDPNATFAEYHRRFLPIAYRPGYSISLSDSR, from the coding sequence ATGACGGAACACCGATCGCTGCTACATGCCGTGGTGACGACTCTCGTCCTGATCGGCTTGCCTCCAGCAGCAGCATCTGCCGGCGAGCCTGGACTGACACAGACGCAAGCGCCGCTGACCCTGACTGATATCGCGGGTCGCCAGGTGACGCTCAAAGTACCCGTCAAGCGCATGCTTCTGGGCGAGGGTCGGCAGCTCTATCTCATTGCCTCGCTGGAACCCGAAAACCCTTTGGCTCACGTGGTTGCCTGGCGCACCGATCTGATCACGGCCGACCCAGCCACTTACGCGCAATATCTCGACGTGTTTCCCGAGTTGGCGAAGCTGCCTGCCTTCAAAGGCCAGGAGGACAGCTTGATCGACATCGAATCGGCGATCGTCCAGAAGCCTGATGTGGTGCTGCTCAACCTTGAATCCATGGAAGCCAACAAGGACGCCAACTACATCGAGAAGCTCGCGGCATTGAACATACCGGTTCTCTATATCGATTTTCGTCACCGTCCCCTGGAAAACACCGAGCCAACCATTCGGCTTCTGGGCAGGATCATGGGGCGCGAGGCGCGTGCGGAGGAGATCATCGCATTCCGCCACCAGGCCATGGCCGCGGTTGCCAACGTACTCGACGCCAAACAACCGAAACGCCCAAATGTATTTGTCGAACGGATAGGCGGTTACTCACAGGATTGCTGCCTGTCTTTCGGCGCGGATAATTTCGGCAAATATGTCGAACTCGCTGGCGGCCACAATATCGGCAGCGATATCATTCCTTCGACGTTCGGGCAGGTTAGCCCCGAACAGATCATCGTCGCTGATCCCGCGCATGTGGTGGTTACCAGCGCCGACTGGCAAGCCTATGTACCCGGCGGCCACTGGATTCCGCTCGGGCCGGGGGCGGATCCTCGCCTGACGCGCAAGAAACTGGAATGGTTCGTTACTCGCGACGCCTATACCGGTATCGCGGCAAAGACGACTCGGAATTTTCACGGCATTTGGCACCAATTCTACAACAGCCCATACGAATTTGTCGCCGTCCAGCAATTGGCGAAGTGGTTCCACCCCGACCTGTTCGCCGATCTGGACCCTAATGCAACCTTCGCCGAATACCATCGTCGCTTCCTGCCCATCGCCTACCGGCCCGGCTATAGCATCAGCCTTTCCGACAGCCGGTGA